A region from the Peromyscus maniculatus bairdii isolate BWxNUB_F1_BW_parent chromosome 5, HU_Pman_BW_mat_3.1, whole genome shotgun sequence genome encodes:
- the LOC102906124 gene encoding DPEP2 neighbor protein isoform X4, with product MTDRIFYINSNLSSIPCEGCYSAPVPPTAPPSPGYYHVLYKEHTQAQMAWHGETYCLIGGYRVYGDAPLATPAKAEEEKPAPRRALKRQRVQEESDQDLGCPSAKIPRLKMNHGGKGVSP from the exons ATGACTGATCGAATCTTCTATATTAACTCTAACTTGTCCTCTATCCCCTGTGAAGGCTGTTATTCAG CACCCGTGCCTCCCACGGCTCCTCCTTCCCCCGGATACTACCATGTCCTCTACAAAGAGCATACACAAGCCCAGATGGCCTGGCACGGAGAGACATACTGCCTGATTGGAGGCTACCGTGTCTACGGGGATGCTCCGCTGGCCACCCCTgcaaaggctgaggaagagaagcCAGCACCCAGGCGGGCTCTCAAGAGACAGAGAGTTCAGGAAGAGTCCGACCAAGATCTAGGGTGTCCTAGTGCCAAAATTCCTCGCCTGAAAATGAATCATGGTGGCAAAGGGGTATCCCCATAG
- the Ddx28 gene encoding putative ATP-dependent RNA helicase DDX28 gives MRPFGIKGTMALAWPTRLLSPAVRSLLEPRRSIAVRGSDEPLPVVRIPRALQRRQQQRQSDRGSCPLPVLVRPGPLLVSARRPELNQPARLTLGRWECAPLASRGWKHRRSRQDHFSIERMQQEAPALANLSSRCSFVDLGLEPRVLLALQEAAPEVVRPTSVQSKTIPPLLRGRHILCAAETGSGKTLSYLLPLFQRLLSRPDLDSRSSAAPRGLVLVPSRELAQQVQAVAQSLGRYLGLQVIEIGGGLGMGKLKLQLSKLSSASADVLVATPGALWKALKSQLISLQHLSFIVLDEADTLLDESFLELVDYILGNSVIAESPAELEDPFNPKAQLVMVGATFPEGVNQLLSKVASPDCLTTITSSKLHCIMPHVRQTFMRLKGAEKVTELVQILKQHDKANKAKPSGTVLVFCNSSSTVNWLGYILDDHKIQHLRLQGQMPASMRAGIFQSFQDGSQDILVCTDIASRGLDSIHVGLVVNYDFPPTLQDYIHRAGRVGRVGSEMPGTIISFVTHPWDVSLVQKIELAARRRRSLPGLASSVKDPLPQQA, from the coding sequence ATGCGCCCCTTCGGCATCAAGGGAACTATGGCTTTAGCCTGGCCAACGCGGCTGTTGTCACCAGCCGTTCGGTCGCTTCTGGAGCCCCGACGGAGCATAGCGGTGCGCGGTTCCGACGAGCCCTTGCCAGTGGTGCGCATCCCGCGGGCTCTGCAGCGACGGCAGCAACAGCGACAGAGCGATCGAGGGAGTTGCCCACTACCGGTGCTCGTGCGACCTGGCCCCTTGCTGGTCTCGGCGCGGCGGCCGGAGTTGAACCAGCCCGCGCGCCTCACGCTGGGGCGTTGGGAGTGCGCGCCCCTGGCCTCGCGCGGCTGGAAGCATCGGCGATCGCGTCAGGATCATTTTTCCATAGAGCGAATGCAGCAAGAGGCGCCCGCCCTGGCGAACCTCTCGTCCCGTTGCAGTTTCGTGGACCTGGGTCTGGAGCCCCGAGTGCTGCTCGCGCTTCAGGAGGCTGCACCCGAAGTCGTTCGGCCAACCTCGGTGCAGTCGAAAACCATCCCCCCGCTGCTTCGCGGACGCCACATTCTTTGCGCTGCGGAAACCGGCAGTGGCAAGACTCTGAGCTACCTACTGCCCCTATTTCAACGTCTCCTGAGCAGGCCAGACCTGGACTCCCGCAGTTCCGCGGCTCCCCGGGGCTTGGTTCTGGTTCCTTCCCGAGAATTAGCCCAACAGGTGCAGGCTGTGGCCCAGTCATTGGGTAGGTACTTGGGCCTGCAGGTGATAGAGATTGGAGGAGGCCTCGGCATGGGTAAGCTCAAACTGCAGCTGAGTAAACTGTCGTCAGCGTCAGCGGATGTACTTGTGGCCACCCCAGGGGCTCTGTGGAAGGCCCTGAAAAGTCAACTGATCAGCTTACAGCATCTTTCCTTCATAGTGTTAGATGAAGCAGACACATTGCTAGATGAAAGCTTCCTGGAACTTGTGGACTACATCTTGGGAAACAGTGTTATAGCAGAAAGTCCAGCTGAGTTAGAAGACCCCTTTAATCCCAAAGCTCAGTTAGTGATGGTGGGAGCCACGTTTCCAGAAGGTGTAAACCAGCTGCTGAGTAAAGTCGCCAGCCCAGACTGTCTAACCACCATCACCAGCTCCAAGCTCCACTGCATCATGCCCCATGTCAGACAGACATTTATGAGACTAAAGGGAGCAGAGAAGGTAACAGAACTGGTTCAGATCCTCAAACAGCATGACAAAGCGAATAAGGCGAAACCCTCCGGAACTGTCCTGGTGTTCTGCAACAGCTCCAGCACTGTGAACTGGCTGGGATATATTCTCGATGACCACAAAATCCAGCATCTAAGGCTGCAAGGgcaaatgccagcctcaatgagGGCAGGTATCTTCCAGAGTTTCCAAGACGGCTCCCAAGACATACTTGTCTGCACAGACATAGCCTCTCGAGGTCTAGACAGCATTCACGTGGGACTGGTTGTCAATTATGATTTTCCCCCTACTCTGCAGGATTACATCCACAGAGCAGGAAGGGTGGGTCGTGTGGGCAGTGAAATGCCAGGGACCATCATCAGTTTTGTGACCCATCCCTGGGATGTGAGCCTGGTTCAGAAAATTGAGCTGGCAGCCCGTCGAAGGAGAAGCCTTCCAGGACTAGCatcttcagtgaaagaccctcTGCCTCAACAAGCCTAA